The following coding sequences lie in one Sorghum bicolor cultivar BTx623 chromosome 6, Sorghum_bicolor_NCBIv3, whole genome shotgun sequence genomic window:
- the LOC8070847 gene encoding protein MHF1 homolog: MDPDPNLDMDMEMDMEMLADDADAAVAGDSGGEGEAERNEAAEAEAEAERYEAAEAEADILRDRFRLAVISIATAEGKKAGMTVADPVVACVADLAFKSAEQLAKDAELFAQHAGRKSVRMDDVILTAHRNEHLMGLLRTFSQELKGKEPASERKRKKPSKKDERVIDV; this comes from the exons ATGGACCCGGACCCGAACCTGGACATGGACATGGAGATGGATATGGAGATGCTGGCCGACGACGCCGACGCGGCGGTCGCCGGCGACAGTGGCGGCGAGGGAGAGGCCGAGCGCAACGAGGCCGCCGAGGCCGAGGCTGAGGCCGAGCGATACGAGGCCGCCGAGGCCGAGGCCGACATCCTCCGCGACCGTTTCCGCCTCGCCGTCATCAGCATCGCCACCGCCGAAG GAAAGAAGGCCGGAATGACGGTCGCCGACCCTGTTGTTGCCTGCGTCGCCGATTTGGCGTTCAAGAGCGCAG AGCAGCTAGCAAAGGATGCAGAGTTGTTTGCACAGCATGCCGGTCGCAAATCTGTCAGGATGGATGATGTGATACTCACAG CTCACAGGAATGAGCATCTTATGGGCCTGTTGCGGACCTTCTCTCAGGAGCTGAAGGGAAAGGAGCCTGCCAGTGAGAGGAAGAGAAAGAAACCTTCGAAGAAGGATGAGAGGGTGATCGACGTCTGA